From one Sphingomonas sp. BT-65 genomic stretch:
- a CDS encoding DNA polymerase Y family protein yields the protein MKRVAALYLPLWPIERLRQAERRHAPPEIAHGALPAARAPLRKPAQHEGHWRPGARWAADADEVSAQSSPARECRVGLPPAIQARAGGTGDPTLWQAKPDGGGGSTTGVGRRPPPPPPSAVPLPLAGEDQGDPLVTSLRNGSRIEIAAACPAAQALGLRAGMAVTQARAQVRGLDIRPADPEGDLAALRRLATLAARRWSPIVALSGSDGLFLDLTGTAHLFGGEARMARHFVRLLARAGFTAQVAVADTPGAAWALARHARERVTICPPDRQAQALTDFPTSALRIDEAAVELLKRLGIERIGQLAAMPRGPLVRRFGAAAVLRIDQALGRMPEPLDPVIPPEAVVARQRFAEPIATAEAIEHWLGELVPSLTAALEGEGLGVQALECIADRVDGVPQRIRIGLARPSRDPAHLLRLLKRRIEDVEPGYGIDAIALHVRRAAPLGPEPVVERLDEEAAPDIATLVDTLATRIGLKRMWRMRAVESDVPERAAARTAVLDPPERGGARPRIDDVGQLDRNPALHPWHPEWPKPARLLRRPERLDHVIAELPDHAPRRFTWRGQPHRVVRADGPERIHGEWWKRPAEAEQVRDYFRVEDEAGRRYWLFRRGDGEQSATGDLSWYLHGVFG from the coding sequence ATGAAACGGGTCGCTGCGCTCTACCTGCCCCTCTGGCCGATCGAGCGGTTGCGGCAGGCGGAGCGGCGGCACGCGCCGCCTGAGATCGCGCACGGCGCGCTCCCCGCGGCACGCGCCCCGCTGCGCAAGCCGGCCCAGCATGAGGGTCATTGGCGCCCCGGCGCACGCTGGGCGGCGGATGCGGATGAGGTGTCGGCACAATCCTCCCCCGCCAGGGAGTGCCGGGTTGGATTGCCGCCGGCAATCCAAGCCCGTGCCGGGGGCACGGGCGACCCGACACTGTGGCAGGCGAAGCCTGACGGAGGGGGAGGAAGCACAACGGGAGTTGGTCGCCGCCCTCCCCCTCCACCGCCTTCGGCGGTCCCCCTCCCCCTGGCGGGGGAGGATCAGGGCGACCCCCTCGTCACCTCGCTCCGCAACGGCAGCCGGATCGAGATCGCCGCGGCCTGCCCCGCTGCCCAGGCATTGGGGCTGCGAGCCGGCATGGCGGTCACCCAGGCGCGCGCGCAGGTGCGCGGGCTCGATATCCGCCCGGCGGATCCCGAGGGCGATCTCGCCGCGCTCCGCCGTCTCGCTACCCTCGCGGCACGGCGCTGGTCGCCGATCGTCGCACTGTCGGGCAGCGACGGGCTGTTCCTTGACCTCACCGGCACGGCGCATCTGTTCGGCGGCGAAGCCCGGATGGCACGCCATTTCGTCCGCCTGCTCGCTCGCGCCGGCTTCACCGCGCAGGTCGCGGTCGCCGACACGCCAGGCGCCGCCTGGGCGCTGGCGCGGCATGCGCGCGAACGGGTGACGATCTGCCCGCCCGATCGACAGGCGCAGGCGCTCACCGATTTCCCCACCTCCGCGCTGCGCATCGACGAAGCCGCGGTCGAACTGCTCAAGCGCCTCGGCATCGAACGGATCGGCCAGCTCGCCGCGATGCCGCGCGGACCGCTCGTCCGCCGCTTCGGCGCGGCGGCGGTGCTGCGCATCGACCAGGCGCTGGGCCGCATGCCCGAGCCGCTCGACCCGGTGATCCCGCCCGAGGCCGTCGTCGCCCGCCAGCGCTTCGCCGAGCCGATCGCGACGGCCGAGGCGATCGAACATTGGCTGGGCGAGCTCGTCCCCAGCCTCACCGCCGCGCTCGAGGGCGAGGGGTTGGGTGTACAGGCGCTCGAATGCATCGCCGACCGGGTGGACGGCGTGCCGCAGCGTATCCGCATCGGCCTTGCCCGGCCGAGTCGCGATCCGGCGCATCTCCTGCGCCTGCTCAAGCGCCGGATCGAGGATGTGGAGCCTGGCTACGGCATCGACGCCATCGCGCTCCACGTGCGCCGCGCCGCGCCGCTGGGCCCCGAGCCGGTGGTCGAGCGGCTCGACGAGGAGGCCGCGCCCGACATCGCGACCCTGGTCGATACGCTGGCGACGCGGATCGGCCTCAAGCGGATGTGGCGAATGCGCGCAGTGGAGAGCGACGTCCCCGAACGCGCCGCGGCGCGGACGGCGGTGCTCGACCCGCCCGAACGCGGCGGCGCGCGGCCACGGATCGACGATGTGGGACAGCTCGATCGCAACCCGGCGCTGCATCCCTGGCATCCCGAATGGCCCAAGCCCGCGCGCCTGCTGCGCCGGCCCGAGCGGCTCGACCATGTCATCGCCGAGCTGCCCGACCATGCCCCGCGCCGCTTCACCTGGCGCGGCCAGCCCCACCGCGTGGTGCGCGCCGACGGGCCCGAGCGAATCCATGGCGAATGGTGGAAGCGCCCAGCCGAGGCCGAGCAGGTGCGCGACTACTTCCGCGTCGAGGACGAGGCCGGCCGCCGCTACTGGCTGTTCCGCCGCGGCGATGGCGAGCAGAGCGCGACGGGGGACCTCAGCTGGTATCTCCATGGGGTGTTCGGATGA
- a CDS encoding Ppx/GppA phosphatase family protein produces the protein MPRPPAPKPARPAPNPSPPQGRARWPEARHYAALDLGTNNCRLLIARPQGSGFTVVDAFSRIVRLGEGLASSGRLSDAAIERTIAALRICADKLKRRHVALSRAVATEACRQAANGPEFIQRVYRETGIVLDIITAEEEARLAVLGCHALLEPGDGPALVFDIGGGSTELVLVDSAGEHPRILDWHSAPWGVVSLTEARGITGDHDPKLRAAGYARMRESVAEAFAPFIARLPAVSGTPRLLGTSGTVTTLASVHLGLPSYDRSAVDGLIMPAASMRAVSQRIAGLDMKGRSAIPCIGAERADLVVAGCAILETIMDIWPAERLGIADRGIREGILRRLMGSRAQ, from the coding sequence ATGCCGCGCCCGCCGGCTCCGAAACCGGCCCGCCCGGCCCCGAATCCGTCTCCGCCGCAAGGGCGGGCACGCTGGCCCGAGGCCCGGCACTATGCCGCGCTCGACCTTGGCACCAACAATTGCCGGCTGCTGATCGCCCGCCCGCAGGGGTCGGGGTTCACCGTGGTCGATGCCTTTTCGCGGATCGTGCGGCTCGGCGAAGGGCTCGCGTCGAGCGGGCGGCTCTCCGACGCCGCGATCGAGCGCACCATCGCTGCGCTCCGGATCTGCGCGGACAAGCTCAAGCGCCGCCACGTCGCGCTGTCGCGCGCGGTCGCAACCGAGGCGTGCCGCCAGGCCGCCAACGGGCCCGAGTTCATCCAGCGCGTCTATCGCGAGACGGGGATCGTGCTCGACATCATCACCGCCGAGGAGGAGGCGCGGCTCGCCGTGCTCGGCTGCCACGCGCTGCTCGAGCCGGGCGACGGCCCGGCACTGGTGTTCGACATCGGCGGCGGCTCGACCGAGCTGGTGCTGGTCGATTCGGCGGGCGAGCATCCGCGCATCCTCGACTGGCACAGCGCGCCGTGGGGCGTGGTCTCGCTGACCGAGGCGCGCGGCATCACCGGCGATCACGATCCCAAGCTGCGCGCCGCCGGCTATGCCCGGATGCGCGAGAGCGTGGCCGAGGCGTTCGCGCCGTTCATCGCGCGGCTGCCCGCGGTCTCCGGAACGCCGCGGCTGCTCGGCACCAGCGGGACGGTGACGACGCTCGCCAGCGTGCATCTCGGCCTGCCCTCCTACGACCGCTCGGCGGTCGACGGGCTGATCATGCCCGCCGCGTCGATGCGCGCCGTCAGCCAGCGTATCGCCGGGCTCGACATGAAGGGGCGCTCGGCGATCCCGTGCATCGGGGCGGAGCGCGCCGACCTGGTGGTGGCGGGCTGCGCGATCCTGGAGACGATCATGGACATCTGGCCCGCCGAGCGGCTCGGCATCGCCGATCGCGGCATCCGCGAGGGCATCCTGCGCCGCCTGATGGGCAGCCGCGCACAATGA
- a CDS encoding SRPBCC family protein, with protein sequence MTVTNATFTIERVLNASPTRVFAAYASLEAKSAWFKAPTDIETLNRDFDFRVGGKERFHARWPSGMVTDFQATYHDIVEDERIILVYDMFHNGDKLSVSLLTIELRAEGDRTRLTHTEQGSYLTGGDEAVKSREHGTTWHIDNLVAVLEGREARAFA encoded by the coding sequence ATGACCGTCACCAATGCGACCTTCACCATCGAGCGGGTGCTGAACGCTTCGCCGACGCGGGTGTTTGCGGCCTATGCCAGCCTCGAGGCCAAGAGCGCCTGGTTCAAGGCGCCGACGGACATCGAAACGCTGAACCGCGACTTCGACTTCCGCGTCGGCGGCAAGGAACGCTTCCACGCCCGCTGGCCAAGCGGCATGGTCACCGACTTCCAGGCCACCTACCACGACATCGTGGAGGATGAACGGATCATCCTCGTCTACGACATGTTCCACAACGGCGATAAGCTGTCGGTCTCCCTGCTGACGATCGAACTCAGGGCCGAGGGCGACAGGACCCGGCTGACCCACACCGAGCAGGGCTCCTATCTGACCGGCGGCGACGAGGCAGTGAAGAGCCGCGAGCACGGCACGACCTGGCATATCGACAATCTCGTCGCTGTCCTCGAGGGCCGCGAAGCAAGGGCGTTCGCATGA
- a CDS encoding RlmE family RNA methyltransferase produces the protein MSRGGTRGRTRVRTARGRTSQSVRWLERQLNDPYVKQAKAEGYRSRAAYKLIELDEKFDMLKGSKRVVDLGLAPGGWSQVVRRKCPRAAVVGIDLLPVDPIEGVTIFQMDFMDDAAPGLLLEALGGAPDLVMSDMAANTVGHPQTDALRTMGLVETAFQFAIENLAPGGTFVSKVFASGGDGKFVAEMKRNFATVKHAKPPSSRKGSVEWFVVAQGFKGRVETTED, from the coding sequence ATGAGCCGGGGTGGAACGCGCGGGCGCACCCGCGTCAGGACGGCGCGCGGGCGCACCAGCCAATCGGTGCGCTGGCTCGAACGCCAGCTCAACGACCCCTATGTCAAGCAGGCCAAGGCCGAGGGCTATCGCAGCCGTGCCGCCTACAAGCTGATCGAGCTCGACGAGAAGTTCGACATGCTCAAGGGATCGAAGCGTGTGGTCGACCTGGGGCTGGCGCCGGGCGGGTGGAGCCAGGTGGTGCGCCGCAAATGCCCCCGGGCGGCGGTGGTGGGGATCGACCTGCTGCCCGTCGACCCGATCGAGGGCGTCACGATCTTCCAGATGGACTTCATGGACGACGCCGCGCCGGGCCTGCTGCTCGAGGCGCTGGGCGGCGCGCCCGACCTGGTCATGTCGGACATGGCGGCGAACACCGTCGGCCATCCGCAGACCGATGCGTTGCGCACCATGGGGCTGGTCGAGACCGCGTTCCAGTTCGCGATCGAGAATCTCGCGCCCGGCGGCACCTTCGTCAGCAAGGTGTTCGCGAGCGGCGGCGACGGCAAGTTCGTCGCCGAGATGAAGCGCAACTTCGCCACCGTGAAGCACGCCAAGCCGCCATCGAGCCGCAAGGGATCGGTGGAGTGGTTCGTGGTGGCGCAGGGATTCAAGGGGCGGGTGGAGACGACAGAGGACTGA
- a CDS encoding helix-turn-helix transcriptional regulator, whose protein sequence is MLQYQAAPLDLAFQALSDPARRAMVERLSLGPASVSELAKPLPMTLSAVVQHLKVLEEAALVKSEKVGRVRTCTLEISTVTQVERWIAERKRFWEQQYDQLEAYLARTAPEEEDR, encoded by the coding sequence ATGCTACAGTATCAAGCCGCCCCGCTCGACCTCGCCTTCCAGGCCCTGTCCGATCCCGCACGCCGTGCCATGGTCGAGCGCCTGAGCCTGGGGCCCGCCTCGGTCAGCGAGTTGGCCAAGCCACTCCCGATGACCCTGTCGGCGGTGGTCCAGCACCTGAAGGTTCTCGAAGAGGCCGCGCTGGTGAAAAGCGAGAAGGTGGGCCGCGTGCGCACCTGCACGCTGGAGATCAGCACCGTGACTCAGGTCGAACGCTGGATCGCCGAGCGCAAGCGCTTCTGGGAACAGCAATATGATCAACTGGAGGCCTATCTGGCCCGGACCGCCCCCGAGGAGGAAGACCGATGA
- a CDS encoding glutathione S-transferase family protein, with amino-acid sequence MSIELFAHPFSSYCQKALIAFYENDVPFTWRMLEDAGVGEELASLWPMKRFPILRENGRVVLEASIVIEYLQVHHPGPVKLIPEDPDLALEARMLDHFFDNYVMTPQGKFVFDALRPAENRDPHGVEDARKMLDTSYAWLDQYLQGRTWAVGETFTLADCAAAPSLFYADWTHRIPEQYGNLTAYRTRLLQRPSFARAVDEARRFRHYFPLGAPDRD; translated from the coding sequence ATGAGCATCGAACTCTTCGCTCACCCCTTCTCGTCCTACTGCCAGAAGGCGCTCATCGCCTTCTACGAGAACGATGTCCCGTTCACCTGGCGGATGCTGGAGGACGCCGGCGTCGGCGAGGAACTCGCGTCGCTGTGGCCGATGAAGCGCTTTCCGATCCTGCGCGAGAACGGGCGCGTGGTGCTGGAGGCCAGCATCGTCATCGAATATCTTCAGGTCCATCACCCGGGACCGGTGAAGCTGATCCCGGAGGATCCCGATCTCGCCCTCGAGGCGCGGATGCTCGACCACTTCTTCGACAACTATGTCATGACGCCCCAGGGCAAGTTCGTGTTCGACGCCCTGCGCCCGGCCGAGAACCGCGATCCCCACGGCGTCGAGGACGCGCGCAAGATGCTGGACACCAGCTACGCGTGGCTGGACCAGTATCTGCAGGGCCGCACCTGGGCGGTGGGCGAGACCTTTACCCTCGCCGACTGCGCCGCCGCGCCCTCGCTCTTCTATGCCGATTGGACCCACCGGATTCCCGAGCAATACGGCAATCTCACGGCCTATCGCACACGCCTGCTGCAGCGGCCGTCCTTCGCCCGGGCGGTGGACGAGGCGCGGCGCTTCCGCCACTATTTCCCGCTGGGGGCGCCGGACCGGGATTAG
- a CDS encoding ImuA family protein, translated as MADPAVIRQLRETLSAIEGSGFLRRRPVLPFGLGRLDTRLADGGLRLDALHEVAAATPDLSDDAAATLFTAGIAARAWGPVLWVVRRRDLFAPGLYQSGLAPKRVLYAEAADDDELLAIMEEGLRHRGLGAVVGEARRVGMPATRRLQLAAEGGRTIALLMKRHPRQAGDPLGAPSAAVTRWRVACAPSAPLPVEGVGRARWQLGLARQKGGDSFDIQVEACDETGRCALPAPLADRAVAAGGAAARAA; from the coding sequence ATGGCCGATCCCGCCGTCATCAGGCAATTGCGCGAGACGCTGAGCGCAATCGAGGGAAGCGGTTTTCTTCGCCGCCGCCCGGTGCTGCCGTTCGGCCTCGGCAGGCTCGATACGCGGCTGGCGGATGGCGGGCTGCGGCTTGATGCGCTGCACGAGGTCGCGGCGGCGACGCCCGACCTGTCCGACGATGCCGCCGCGACCCTGTTCACGGCCGGAATCGCCGCGCGCGCCTGGGGCCCGGTGCTGTGGGTGGTGCGGCGGCGCGACCTGTTCGCGCCGGGCCTCTACCAGTCGGGGCTCGCGCCCAAGCGCGTGCTCTATGCCGAGGCCGCGGACGATGACGAGCTGCTCGCGATCATGGAGGAGGGACTGCGGCACCGCGGCCTCGGCGCGGTGGTGGGCGAGGCGCGGCGGGTGGGCATGCCGGCGACGCGACGGCTCCAGCTCGCGGCGGAGGGCGGGCGCACGATCGCGCTGCTGATGAAGCGGCACCCCAGGCAGGCGGGTGACCCGCTCGGCGCGCCCTCGGCGGCGGTGACGCGGTGGCGCGTGGCCTGCGCGCCCTCGGCGCCGCTGCCGGTGGAAGGCGTGGGGCGTGCGCGCTGGCAGCTCGGCCTCGCACGGCAAAAGGGGGGCGATTCTTTCGATATTCAAGTGGAGGCATGCGATGAAACGGGTCGCTGCGCTCTACCTGCCCCTCTGGCCGATCGAGCGGTTGCGGCAGGCGGAGCGGCGGCACGCGCCGCCTGA
- a CDS encoding M3 family metallopeptidase codes for MKPVTGAILLATTSLFATNVQAAPMPQNAPAPATAAAPDPAPMLDKWPGLFDGVPQWDKLTPAMFPAAFEKAMAEARAEFVKIRDNPEAPTFANTIEAAEKNTSAFNRVFPVWGVYTSNLATPEVQKIAAEWSPKLSAFFTELSLDPKMFARVKALHDKRQSLGLNAQQLRLLEREYRDYVTSGALLDDAQKTEVKRINGELAKLYTEFSKRVLADEETAIILASEADLAGLSDSFKASLAEEAKARGQAGKWAVKNTRSSMQPFLMYSTRRDLREKVYNAYINRGDNGDANDTNATIAAILKLRQERAKILGFKNHAEYRMDDTMAETPANATKLMMSVWPAARARVLEEVADMQKLADAEAAAGKGPKITIEGWDYRYYAEKVRKAKYDLDESEVKPYLELNNMVNAMFYAAGRLYDLQFKENTGTIPVFHPDVRTFEVTREGKTVGVFYLDNFARAGKRSGAWATAYRGRSGLRGDNIVLGSNNNNFTKGGGGEPTLISIDDASTLFHEFGHALHALLGDVYYPGLGGTPRDFVEYPSQVNENWLLTPDVLNRFAKHYKTGEVIPAALVEKIEKAQTFNQGFDTVEYLSSAIVDMKLHDRDTPVADPDAFERQTLAELQMPKEIVMRHRLPQFNHLFSSDAYSAGYYSYLWSETMDADTWAAFEETGNVWDKATADKFRTILLATGNETDRKEAYKAFRGRDPDVKALFKRRGFPTQ; via the coding sequence ATGAAGCCCGTCACCGGCGCGATCCTGCTCGCCACCACCTCGCTGTTCGCCACCAACGTCCAGGCCGCTCCCATGCCCCAGAACGCTCCGGCTCCCGCCACCGCCGCTGCCCCCGATCCCGCGCCGATGCTCGACAAATGGCCCGGCCTGTTCGACGGCGTGCCCCAGTGGGACAAGCTGACCCCGGCGATGTTCCCGGCGGCGTTCGAGAAGGCGATGGCCGAGGCGCGCGCCGAGTTCGTCAAGATCCGCGACAATCCCGAGGCCCCGACCTTCGCCAACACGATCGAGGCGGCCGAGAAGAACACCAGCGCGTTCAACCGCGTCTTCCCGGTATGGGGCGTCTACACCAGCAACCTCGCCACGCCCGAGGTGCAGAAGATCGCGGCCGAATGGAGTCCCAAGCTCTCGGCCTTCTTCACCGAATTGAGCCTCGACCCCAAGATGTTCGCCCGGGTGAAGGCGCTTCACGACAAGCGTCAGTCGCTCGGCCTCAACGCCCAGCAACTGCGCCTGCTCGAGCGCGAATATCGCGACTACGTCACCTCGGGCGCGCTGCTCGACGACGCGCAGAAGACCGAGGTCAAGCGCATCAACGGCGAACTCGCCAAGCTCTACACCGAGTTCAGCAAGCGCGTGCTGGCCGATGAGGAGACCGCGATCATCCTGGCGAGCGAGGCCGACCTCGCCGGGTTGTCCGATAGCTTCAAGGCGAGCCTTGCCGAGGAAGCCAAGGCGCGCGGCCAGGCGGGGAAGTGGGCGGTCAAGAACACGCGCTCGTCGATGCAGCCCTTCCTGATGTACTCGACGCGCCGCGACCTGCGCGAGAAGGTCTACAACGCGTACATCAACCGCGGCGACAATGGCGACGCGAACGACACCAACGCGACCATCGCCGCGATCCTCAAGCTCAGGCAGGAGCGCGCCAAGATCCTCGGCTTCAAGAACCACGCCGAATACCGGATGGACGACACGATGGCAGAGACCCCCGCCAACGCGACCAAGCTGATGATGTCGGTCTGGCCCGCGGCGCGTGCCCGCGTGCTCGAGGAAGTCGCCGATATGCAGAAGCTCGCCGATGCCGAGGCCGCGGCGGGCAAGGGGCCCAAGATCACGATCGAAGGCTGGGACTATCGCTATTATGCGGAAAAGGTCCGCAAGGCGAAGTACGACCTCGATGAGAGCGAGGTGAAGCCGTATCTCGAGCTCAACAACATGGTGAACGCCATGTTCTATGCCGCAGGGCGCCTTTACGACCTGCAGTTCAAGGAAAATACCGGCACCATCCCGGTGTTCCACCCCGATGTCCGCACCTTCGAGGTGACGCGCGAGGGCAAGACCGTCGGCGTCTTCTACCTCGACAATTTCGCGCGCGCGGGGAAGCGCTCGGGCGCCTGGGCGACCGCCTATCGCGGCCGTTCGGGGCTGCGCGGCGACAACATCGTGCTGGGCTCGAACAACAACAATTTCACCAAGGGCGGCGGGGGTGAACCGACGCTGATCAGCATCGACGACGCCTCGACGCTGTTCCACGAATTCGGCCACGCGCTGCACGCGCTGCTCGGCGACGTCTATTATCCCGGCCTCGGCGGCACGCCGCGCGACTTCGTCGAATATCCGAGCCAGGTGAACGAGAACTGGCTGCTGACGCCAGATGTGCTCAACCGCTTCGCCAAGCACTACAAGACCGGCGAGGTGATCCCGGCGGCTTTGGTCGAGAAGATCGAGAAGGCGCAGACCTTCAACCAGGGCTTCGACACGGTCGAGTATCTCTCCTCGGCGATCGTCGATATGAAGCTGCACGACCGCGACACGCCGGTCGCCGATCCCGACGCGTTCGAGCGCCAGACGCTGGCCGAGCTGCAGATGCCCAAGGAGATCGTGATGCGGCACCGCCTGCCGCAGTTCAATCACCTGTTCTCGTCCGACGCCTATTCGGCCGGGTACTATTCGTACCTGTGGTCGGAGACGATGGACGCCGACACCTGGGCGGCGTTCGAGGAGACCGGCAACGTCTGGGACAAGGCCACCGCCGACAAGTTCCGCACCATCCTGCTGGCGACGGGCAACGAGACCGACCGCAAGGAAGCCTACAAGGCCTTCCGCGGCCGCGATCCCGACGTGAAGGCGCTGTTCAAGCGCCGGGGTTTCCCGACGCAGTAA